The following are encoded together in the Erwinia sp. E602 genome:
- the pyrG gene encoding glutamine hydrolyzing CTP synthase — translation MTTNYIFVTGGVVSSLGKGIAAASLAAILEARGLNVTIMKLDPYINVDPGTMSPTQHGEVYVTDDGAETDLDLGHYERFIRTKMSRRNNFTTGRIYSEVLRKERRGDYLGATIQVIPHITNAIKERIIEGGEGHDVVLVEIGGTVGDIESLPFLEAIRQMAVDVGREHTMYMHLTLVPYMAAAGEVKTKPTQHSVKELLSIGIQPDVLICRSDRAVPANERAKIALFCNVPEKAVISLKDVDSIYKIPGMLKSQGLDDFICKRFNLNAPEANLAEWEQVIYEEANPGAEVTIGMVGKYVELPDAYKSVIEALKHGGLKNRVTVNIKLIDSQDVETRGVEVLKDLDAILIPGGFGYRGVEGKIMTAQYARENNIPYLGICLGMQVALMEFARNVANMPGANSTEFQPDCKYPVVALITEWRDEEGNVEQRTEQSDLGGTMRLGSQQCQLTDDSLVRKLYGSDTIVERHRHRYEVNNMLLQQIEAAGLRVAGRSGDDQLVEIIEIPDHPWYVACQFHPEFTSTPRDGHPLFSGFVKAANEFQKRLAK, via the coding sequence ATGACAACGAACTATATTTTTGTGACCGGCGGGGTCGTTTCCTCTCTGGGTAAAGGCATTGCTGCCGCTTCCCTGGCTGCAATCCTTGAAGCGCGCGGTCTTAACGTGACCATCATGAAGCTGGATCCGTATATCAACGTCGATCCGGGCACCATGAGCCCGACTCAGCACGGTGAAGTGTACGTCACCGACGACGGCGCAGAAACCGATCTGGATCTCGGTCACTACGAGCGTTTCATTCGCACCAAGATGAGCCGCCGCAACAACTTCACCACCGGCCGTATCTACTCAGAAGTGCTGCGCAAAGAGCGTCGCGGTGACTATCTGGGCGCGACCATTCAGGTGATCCCACACATTACCAATGCCATCAAAGAGCGCATCATCGAAGGCGGCGAAGGCCACGATGTGGTGCTGGTTGAAATTGGTGGCACCGTCGGTGATATCGAGTCTCTGCCGTTCCTTGAAGCCATCCGTCAGATGGCGGTGGATGTGGGCCGTGAGCACACCATGTATATGCACCTGACCCTGGTGCCCTATATGGCCGCCGCCGGTGAAGTGAAAACCAAACCTACCCAGCACTCCGTGAAAGAGCTGCTGTCGATCGGCATTCAGCCAGACGTGCTGATCTGCCGCTCTGACCGCGCCGTACCGGCCAACGAACGCGCCAAGATTGCGCTGTTCTGTAACGTGCCGGAAAAAGCGGTAATCTCCCTGAAAGACGTCGACTCAATCTACAAGATCCCGGGCATGCTGAAATCGCAGGGCCTCGACGACTTTATCTGCAAACGTTTCAACCTGAACGCACCGGAAGCCAACCTGGCCGAGTGGGAGCAGGTGATTTACGAAGAAGCTAATCCGGGCGCGGAAGTGACCATCGGTATGGTCGGCAAGTACGTTGAGCTGCCGGATGCCTATAAGTCGGTGATTGAAGCCCTTAAGCACGGCGGCCTGAAAAACCGCGTCACGGTCAACATTAAGCTGATCGACTCGCAGGATGTGGAAACCCGCGGTGTGGAAGTGCTGAAGGATCTGGATGCGATCCTGATCCCGGGCGGCTTCGGCTACCGTGGCGTGGAAGGCAAGATCATGACCGCGCAGTATGCGCGCGAGAATAATATCCCGTACCTCGGCATCTGCCTGGGTATGCAGGTGGCGCTGATGGAGTTCGCCCGCAACGTGGCGAACATGCCTGGTGCCAACTCCACCGAATTCCAGCCGGACTGTAAGTACCCGGTGGTGGCGCTGATCACCGAATGGCGTGATGAAGAAGGCAACGTTGAGCAGCGCACCGAGCAGAGCGACCTGGGCGGCACCATGCGTCTGGGCAGCCAGCAGTGCCAGCTGACCGATGACAGCCTGGTGCGCAAGCTGTACGGCAGCGACACCATCGTTGAGCGTCACCGTCACCGCTATGAAGTGAACAATATGCTGTTGCAGCAGATTGAAGCGGCCGGCCTGCGCGTCGCGGGTCGTTCCGGCGACGACCAGCTGGTGGAGATCATCGAGATCCCTGACCACCCGTGGTATGTTGCGTGTCAGTTCCACCCGGAGTTCACCTCCACGCCGCGTGACGGACATCCGCTGTTCAGCGGCTTCGTGAAGGCAGCAAACGAGTTCCAGAAGCGTTTGGCAAAATAA
- the mazG gene encoding nucleoside triphosphate pyrophosphohydrolase: MTSLDRLLGIMKTLRDPEHGCPWDREQTFATIAPYTLEETYEVIDAINRADFDDLRGELGDLLFQVVFYAQMAQEQGRFDFNDICTAISDKLERRHPHIFAGAQAGSSAEVLVNWEQIKSEERADKAQHSALDDIPAALPALMRAHKIQKRCSNVGFDWTTLGPVLDKVYEEIDEVMHEAKQAVIDEQKLEEEIGDLLFATVNLSRHLGKKAETALQKANTKFERRFRQVEQIITAQGMSMPQATLEQMEAAWQQVKSEE; the protein is encoded by the coding sequence ATGACTTCTCTCGATCGCCTGCTGGGCATCATGAAAACCCTGCGTGACCCTGAGCACGGCTGCCCGTGGGATCGCGAGCAGACCTTTGCCACCATCGCACCCTATACGCTGGAAGAGACCTATGAGGTGATCGACGCGATCAACCGCGCCGATTTCGACGACCTGCGCGGCGAACTGGGCGATCTGCTGTTTCAGGTGGTGTTCTATGCGCAGATGGCGCAGGAGCAGGGGCGTTTCGACTTTAACGACATCTGCACCGCCATCAGCGACAAGCTGGAGCGCCGCCACCCGCATATCTTTGCCGGTGCACAAGCCGGCAGCAGCGCCGAGGTGCTGGTCAACTGGGAGCAGATTAAAAGCGAGGAGCGGGCGGATAAGGCGCAGCACTCGGCGCTGGACGATATTCCCGCCGCGCTGCCGGCGCTGATGCGCGCGCACAAAATCCAGAAGCGCTGCAGCAACGTCGGCTTCGACTGGACCACCCTCGGGCCGGTGCTGGACAAAGTGTATGAAGAGATCGACGAGGTGATGCACGAAGCGAAGCAGGCGGTGATCGATGAGCAGAAGCTGGAAGAGGAGATTGGCGATCTGCTGTTTGCCACGGTCAATCTGTCGCGCCATCTGGGCAAAAAAGCCGAAACCGCGCTGCAAAAGGCCAACACCAAATTTGAACGCCGCTTCCGCCAGGTTGAGCAGATTATCACCGCTCAGGGGATGAGTATGCCGCAGGCGACGCTGGAGCAGATGGAGGCCGCGTGGCAGCAGGTAAAGTCAGAGGAATAA
- the eno gene encoding phosphopyruvate hydratase, translating into MSKIVKVIGREIIDSRGNPTVEAEVHLEGGFVGLAAAPSGASTGSREALELRDGDKSRFLGKGVTKAVAAVNGPIADAVTGKDAKDQANIDKIMIELDGTENKSKFGANAILAVSLAAAKAAAASKGQPLYEHIAELNGTAGKFSMPLPMMNIINGGEHADNNVDIQEFMIQPVGAKTLKEALRIGSEVFHTLAKVLKSKGLSTAVGDEGGYAPNLGSNAEALAVIAEAVKAAGYELGKDVTLAMDCAASEFYKDGKYVLAGEGNKAFTSEEFTHFLEDLTKDYPIVSIEDGLDESDWAGFAYQTKVLGDKIQLVGDDLFVTNTKILKEGIDKGIANSILIKFNQIGSLTETLAAIKMAKDAGYTAVISHRSGETEDATIADLAVGTAAGQIKTGSMSRSDRVAKYNQLLRIEEALGNRAPFNGLKEVKGQ; encoded by the coding sequence ATGTCCAAAATCGTAAAAGTCATCGGCCGCGAAATCATCGACTCCCGTGGTAACCCGACTGTAGAAGCAGAAGTTCACCTGGAAGGCGGCTTTGTTGGTCTGGCTGCGGCACCATCAGGTGCTTCTACCGGTTCCCGCGAAGCGCTGGAACTGCGTGACGGTGACAAATCTCGTTTCCTGGGCAAAGGCGTAACCAAAGCCGTTGCCGCTGTTAACGGTCCTATCGCTGACGCCGTAACCGGTAAAGACGCGAAAGACCAGGCTAACATCGACAAGATCATGATCGAGCTGGACGGCACCGAGAACAAATCCAAGTTTGGCGCTAACGCCATCCTGGCCGTTTCTCTGGCTGCTGCGAAAGCGGCCGCTGCCTCTAAAGGTCAGCCGCTGTACGAGCACATCGCTGAACTGAACGGCACCGCAGGCAAGTTCTCTATGCCACTGCCAATGATGAACATCATCAACGGCGGCGAGCACGCGGACAACAACGTCGACATTCAGGAGTTCATGATCCAGCCTGTTGGCGCGAAAACGCTGAAAGAAGCGCTGCGTATCGGTTCTGAAGTGTTCCACACCCTGGCAAAAGTGCTGAAGTCTAAAGGCCTGAGCACCGCGGTCGGCGACGAAGGCGGCTACGCGCCAAACCTGGGTTCTAACGCCGAAGCACTGGCCGTTATCGCAGAAGCGGTAAAAGCAGCAGGCTACGAGCTGGGCAAAGACGTTACCTTGGCGATGGACTGTGCGGCATCTGAATTCTACAAAGACGGCAAGTACGTGCTGGCTGGCGAAGGCAACAAAGCCTTCACCTCTGAAGAGTTCACCCACTTCCTGGAAGACCTGACCAAAGATTACCCAATCGTCTCTATCGAAGACGGCCTGGACGAATCTGACTGGGCGGGCTTCGCATACCAGACCAAAGTACTGGGCGACAAAATCCAGCTGGTCGGTGACGATCTGTTCGTGACCAACACTAAGATCCTGAAAGAAGGTATCGATAAAGGCATCGCTAACTCAATCCTGATCAAATTCAACCAGATCGGTTCACTGACCGAAACCCTGGCTGCGATCAAGATGGCGAAAGACGCCGGCTACACCGCGGTGATCTCTCACCGTTCAGGTGAAACCGAAGATGCCACCATCGCTGACCTGGCGGTCGGTACCGCTGCAGGCCAGATCAAAACCGGTTCTATGAGCCGTTCTGACCGCGTAGCTAAGTACAACCAGCTGCTGCGTATTGAAGAAGCGCTGGGCAACCGTGCGCCATTCAACGGCCTGAAAGAAGTTAAAGGCCAGTAA